Proteins encoded by one window of Amaranthus tricolor cultivar Red isolate AtriRed21 chromosome 4, ASM2621246v1, whole genome shotgun sequence:
- the LOC130811342 gene encoding calmodulin-binding receptor-like cytoplasmic kinase 2: protein MMNKNEMGMKVIKKSFENMAVTPEPVSRSTDSNGLEVCSQNGRKSGNPVRYAVKAVAGVFIDCFTPPDDEHPSSLRKHGDFQHWKSSSVSSGSNDSKKHRNDRSSKPISEYDLLNGKFTMAQIYKATKDFSPSVRLGQGGFGTVYRGTLDDGTLVAVKRAKKNDYGKHLGAEFRTEIQTLNQIDHLNLVRCYGYLEEKEERILVVEYVPNGTLREHLDCLRGEALDMAARLDIVIDVAHAITYLHMYTDHPIIHRDIKSSNILLTERKRAKVADFGFARLAADRNAGHTHVSTQVKGTAGYLDPEYLQSYQLTEKSDVYSFGVLLVEIVTGRRPIENKRMVKERITSRWAIMKLTEGDAKATLDPRVEATTTNIITVEKILELALICLAPHRVNRPTMQRCAEILWSIRKDFRELSAASDDGPLSSSSTQ, encoded by the exons atgatgaacaaaaatGAAATGGGTAtgaaagtcataaaaaagagtTTTGAGAACATGGCAGTAACTCCAGAACCCGTGTCTCGATCCACTGATTCAAATGGTTTAGAGGTTTGTTCTCAGAATGGTCGGAAATCAGGAAACCCAGTTAGGTATGCTGTTAAAGCTGTTGCTGGAGTTTTTATTGACTGTTTTACTCCTCCAGATGACGAACATCCTTCTTCTTTGAGAAAACATGGTGATTTTCAGCATTGGAAATCATCTTCTG TTTCATCTGGTTCAAATGACAGCAAGAAACATCGTAACGATCGATCAAGCAAACCAATTTCGGAGTATGATCTTCTAAATGGGAAGTTCACCATGGCACAAATATACAAGGCAACAAAGGATTTTTCCCCTTCAGTTAGGCTTGGTCAAGGAGGCTTTGGTACTGTCTATCGAGGAACTCTCGATGATGGCACACTCGTTGCTGTGAAACGCGCTAAGAAG AATGATTATGGTAAGCATTTAGGAGCAGAATTTCGAACCGAAATCCAAACGTTAAATCAGATTGATCATTTGAACTTGGTAAGGTGTTACGGGTATCTGGAAGAGAAAGAAGAGCGAATTCTTGTTGTCGAGTATGTTCCTAATGGAACTCTTCGAGAACATTTAGATT GTTTACGAGGTGAGGCTTTGGATATGGCTGCAAGGCTTGACATTGTAATAGATGTTGCTCATGCCATTACATATCTTCACATGTACACAG ATCATCCAATCATTCATAGGGATATCAAATCTTCAAACATTCTTCTGACAGAACGTAAACGAGCAAAGGTGGCTGACTTTGGTTTTGCTCGATTAGCTGCTGATAGAAACGCCGGTCATACTCATGTGTCTACTCAAGTTAAAGGCACTGCCGGATATTTAGACCCGGAATACCTCCAAAGCTACCAGCTCACTGAGAAGAGCGATGTATATTCCTTTGGGGTATTGTTGGTGGAAATTGTGACAGGTAGACGTCCTATTGAAAATAAACGAATGGTGAAAGAGCGGATTACATCAAGATGG GCTATAATGAAGTTAACAGAAGGAGATGCAAAAGCAACCCTTGATCCTCGAGTAGAAGCGACAACAACAAATATCATAACAGTAGAAAAGATCCTCGAACTGGCCTTAATATGTCTAGCTCCACACCGAGTAAACCGGCCAACAATGCAAAGATGCGCAGAGATCCTATGGAGCATACGCAAGGACTTTCGAGAGCTATCAGCCGCTTCAGATGACGGACCTCTCTCCTCATCCTCCACACAGTAA
- the LOC130811341 gene encoding uncharacterized protein LOC130811341 isoform X1: protein MEKYVVFFSIYVLYYFLGTKIYSFAEPLSYNSFTISSFNYPQTKLKPYEWRYIRVDLPPWFSSISIGLESDVDLTSGALEKISKSTLPLLCFRDGSPPLPDSSNKALNHLVLRSLSNGSVESIVGVQNAELCYPLEKRISFKLTNEQITPGVWYAGLFNGVGAMRTQSKMISRGSSYSFAANVSVEGCIASNLWGQFCNKSIETLACSPINASYTSTNVSPPDFYNGSKYLVTCRNSIEDFCLGDNETKFYSLEIIGVVEQLIISATNIGQSKTDNKAGKVILMCYARYGAIAQTTMHDFSGDISKGSLVVPLPKIGRWYITITHINTSKGFDSVQKNVAKVCFSLVWQVVECPFGKSGFNCTSELYSLQTVLRKNSLVPFESYYVPLDGKVSTDSNSFPLELQSNSTVGRVFGITWTYFVLDIPRGAAGGNLHFKLKSKKKIGYEIYVRYGGLPSADIWDFYYINHMNSSTTFFLLYNSSKEMVDFYVLYAREGTWSFGLKNLDSIDSASIEPTTASISLERCPKRCSAPHGSCQNFVDESGLTIYSYCSCDRTHGGIDCSIELVSRQGHMWQSISLIASNAAAVLPAFMALRNKAFAEWVIFTSSGISSGLYHACDVGTWCALTFRVLQFMDFWLSFMAVVSTFVYLAAIDEASRRTIHAVVSILTALMAISGATRSVNIILVIAIGGTGLFIGWVIELSTNYRSLSFPSGCFNELFRSQNIRSSLRNFAKMLLKRFRWGFLLAGFVALAMAAVSWKLETYQSYWIWHSLWHVSIYTSSFFFLCSKVTRRAGDIESRTPENGNYQLTRQNSTSHEAH, encoded by the exons ATGGAGAAATATGTTGTATTTTTCTCAATTTATGTCTTGTACTATTTTTTGGGTACTAAAATTTATTCATTTGCAGAGCCACTTTCCTATAATTCTTTTACAATTTCTAGCTTCAATTACCCACAAACCAAGCTCAAACCTTATGAATGGCGTTATATTAGAG TTGATTTGCCACCATGGTTTTCTTCAATATCTATAGGACTAGAGTCAGATGTGGACCTT ACGTCCGGAGCTTTGGAAAAGATTTCCAAAAGTACGTTGCCACTTCTTTGCTTTAGAGATGGAAGCCCCCCATTGCCTGATTCTTCAAACAAGGCTTTGAACCATCTAG TTTTAAGATCTCTTTCTAATGGATCAGTTGAATCCATTGTTGGTGTACAAAATGCGGAGTTGTGCTACCCTTTAGAGAAAAGGATATCTTTTAAATTGACAAATGAACAG ATAACTCCAGGTGTATGGTATGCTGGCCTTTTCAATGGGGTTGGAGCTATGCGAACGCAATCAAAAATG ATCAGTCGAGGAAGTTCATACTCCTTTGCTGCCAATGTGAGTGTCGAAGGATGTATAGCATCAAACTTATGGGGTCAATTCTGCAACAAAAGCATCGAAACACTTGCATGTTCTCCCATAAATGCAAGTTATACATCGACAAATGTGTCTCCCCCTGATTTCTATAATGGGAGCAAATATTTGGTTACTTGTAGAAATTCCATAGAAGATTTTTGTCTTGGGGATAATGAAACCAAATTCTACTCTTTGGAAATAATTGGAGTGGTCGAACAATTGATCATTTCAGCTACAAACATCGGTCAAAGTAAAACCGATAATAAAGCAGGGAAAGTTATTTTGATGTGCTACGCTCGCTACGGTGCAATTGCTCAAACAACCATGCACGATTTCTCCGGTGACATAAGTAAAGGGTCTCTAGTTGTCCCATTACCAAAGATAGGACGCTGGTATATCACTATTACTCATATTAACACATCCAAAGGATTTGACTCCGTTCAAAAAAATGTTGCAAAAGTTTGCTTTTCCCTAGTATGGCAGGTCGTTGAATGCCCTTTTGGAAAATCTGGATTCAACTGCACTTCAGAATTATACTCGCTTCAG ACGGTTTTAAGGAAAAATTCCTTGGTTCCGTTTGAGTCTTATTATGTGCCATTAGATGGGAAGGTGTCTACCGACTCAAACAGCTTTCCTTTGGAACTCCAAAGTAACTCAACGGTGGGACGGGTTTTTGGTATCACTTGGACTTACTTTGTTCTTGACATTCCTCGTGGAGCCGCTGGGGGTAATTTACACTTcaaattaaaatcaaagaaaaaaattggTTATGAAATATATGTGAGATATGGAGGGCTTCCATCTGCAGATATATGGGATTTTTACTATATAAACCATATGAACAGCAGCACTACGTTTTTCCTTCTATATAATTCCAGCAAAGAGATGGTCGATTTCTACGTCTTATACGCTCGGGAAGGAACCTGGAGTTTCGGTTTGAAGAATCTTGATTCTATTGATAGTGCATCTATAGAGCCAACTACAGCTTCCATTTCACTTGAAAGGTGTCCCAAGAGATGTTCTGCTCCTCATGGATCGTGTCAAAATTTTGTGGATGAAAGCGGCTTGACAATATACAG CTATTGTTCTTGCGACCGGACACATGGGGGAATTGACTGCAGCATTGAACTTGTATCTCGTCAAG GGCACATGTGGCAATCAATTTCGCTTATTGCATCTAATGCTGCTGCGGTTCTTCCGGCATTCATGGCCCTCCGAAATAAG GCATTTGCTGAGTGGGTTATTTTTACATCCAGCGGAATATCAAGTGGACTTTACCACGCTTGTGATGTGGGCACCTGGTGTGCATTAACATTTCGTGTATTGCAG TTCATGGACTTTTGGCTGTCTTTTATGGCGGTGGTAAGTACGTTTGTGTATTTGGCTGCTATCGATGAAGCATCGAGGAGAACAATCCATGCTGTTGTGTCAATTCTAACAGCTTTAATGGCCATAAGTGGGGCAACCAG GTCCGTAAACATAATTCTGGTAATTGCCATCGGAGGCACGGGTTTGTTCATTGGCTGGGTCATTGAGTTGTCCACTAACTACAGATCATTGTCATTCCCTTCAGGATGCTTCAATGAACTTTTCAG ATCGCAAAACATAAGAAGTTCACTTCGTAATTTTGCCAAGATGCTGTTAAAGCGTTTTCGTTGGGGTTTTTTATTGGCTGGCTTTGTTGCATTGGCAATGGCTGCTGTAAGCTGGAAACTTGAAACTTATCAGAGCTATTGGATATGGCATAG TTTATGGCATGTAAGCATATATACGTcctctttcttctttctttgctCGAAGGTTACACGAAGAGCAGGTGACATCGAGAGTCGTACACCCGAAAATGGAAACTACCAATTGACTCGACAAAACTCAACTTCTCATGAAGCTCATTAG
- the LOC130811341 gene encoding uncharacterized protein LOC130811341 isoform X3, with protein MRTQSKMISRGSSYSFAANVSVEGCIASNLWGQFCNKSIETLACSPINASYTSTNVSPPDFYNGSKYLVTCRNSIEDFCLGDNETKFYSLEIIGVVEQLIISATNIGQSKTDNKAGKVILMCYARYGAIAQTTMHDFSGDISKGSLVVPLPKIGRWYITITHINTSKGFDSVQKNVAKVCFSLVWQVVECPFGKSGFNCTSELYSLQTVLRKNSLVPFESYYVPLDGKVSTDSNSFPLELQSNSTVGRVFGITWTYFVLDIPRGAAGGNLHFKLKSKKKIGYEIYVRYGGLPSADIWDFYYINHMNSSTTFFLLYNSSKEMVDFYVLYAREGTWSFGLKNLDSIDSASIEPTTASISLERCPKRCSAPHGSCQNFVDESGLTIYSYCSCDRTHGGIDCSIELVSRQGHMWQSISLIASNAAAVLPAFMALRNKAFAEWVIFTSSGISSGLYHACDVGTWCALTFRVLQFMDFWLSFMAVVSTFVYLAAIDEASRRTIHAVVSILTALMAISGATRSVNIILVIAIGGTGLFIGWVIELSTNYRSLSFPSGCFNELFRSQNIRSSLRNFAKMLLKRFRWGFLLAGFVALAMAAVSWKLETYQSYWIWHSLWHVSIYTSSFFFLCSKVTRRAGDIESRTPENGNYQLTRQNSTSHEAH; from the exons ATGCGAACGCAATCAAAAATG ATCAGTCGAGGAAGTTCATACTCCTTTGCTGCCAATGTGAGTGTCGAAGGATGTATAGCATCAAACTTATGGGGTCAATTCTGCAACAAAAGCATCGAAACACTTGCATGTTCTCCCATAAATGCAAGTTATACATCGACAAATGTGTCTCCCCCTGATTTCTATAATGGGAGCAAATATTTGGTTACTTGTAGAAATTCCATAGAAGATTTTTGTCTTGGGGATAATGAAACCAAATTCTACTCTTTGGAAATAATTGGAGTGGTCGAACAATTGATCATTTCAGCTACAAACATCGGTCAAAGTAAAACCGATAATAAAGCAGGGAAAGTTATTTTGATGTGCTACGCTCGCTACGGTGCAATTGCTCAAACAACCATGCACGATTTCTCCGGTGACATAAGTAAAGGGTCTCTAGTTGTCCCATTACCAAAGATAGGACGCTGGTATATCACTATTACTCATATTAACACATCCAAAGGATTTGACTCCGTTCAAAAAAATGTTGCAAAAGTTTGCTTTTCCCTAGTATGGCAGGTCGTTGAATGCCCTTTTGGAAAATCTGGATTCAACTGCACTTCAGAATTATACTCGCTTCAG ACGGTTTTAAGGAAAAATTCCTTGGTTCCGTTTGAGTCTTATTATGTGCCATTAGATGGGAAGGTGTCTACCGACTCAAACAGCTTTCCTTTGGAACTCCAAAGTAACTCAACGGTGGGACGGGTTTTTGGTATCACTTGGACTTACTTTGTTCTTGACATTCCTCGTGGAGCCGCTGGGGGTAATTTACACTTcaaattaaaatcaaagaaaaaaattggTTATGAAATATATGTGAGATATGGAGGGCTTCCATCTGCAGATATATGGGATTTTTACTATATAAACCATATGAACAGCAGCACTACGTTTTTCCTTCTATATAATTCCAGCAAAGAGATGGTCGATTTCTACGTCTTATACGCTCGGGAAGGAACCTGGAGTTTCGGTTTGAAGAATCTTGATTCTATTGATAGTGCATCTATAGAGCCAACTACAGCTTCCATTTCACTTGAAAGGTGTCCCAAGAGATGTTCTGCTCCTCATGGATCGTGTCAAAATTTTGTGGATGAAAGCGGCTTGACAATATACAG CTATTGTTCTTGCGACCGGACACATGGGGGAATTGACTGCAGCATTGAACTTGTATCTCGTCAAG GGCACATGTGGCAATCAATTTCGCTTATTGCATCTAATGCTGCTGCGGTTCTTCCGGCATTCATGGCCCTCCGAAATAAG GCATTTGCTGAGTGGGTTATTTTTACATCCAGCGGAATATCAAGTGGACTTTACCACGCTTGTGATGTGGGCACCTGGTGTGCATTAACATTTCGTGTATTGCAG TTCATGGACTTTTGGCTGTCTTTTATGGCGGTGGTAAGTACGTTTGTGTATTTGGCTGCTATCGATGAAGCATCGAGGAGAACAATCCATGCTGTTGTGTCAATTCTAACAGCTTTAATGGCCATAAGTGGGGCAACCAG GTCCGTAAACATAATTCTGGTAATTGCCATCGGAGGCACGGGTTTGTTCATTGGCTGGGTCATTGAGTTGTCCACTAACTACAGATCATTGTCATTCCCTTCAGGATGCTTCAATGAACTTTTCAG ATCGCAAAACATAAGAAGTTCACTTCGTAATTTTGCCAAGATGCTGTTAAAGCGTTTTCGTTGGGGTTTTTTATTGGCTGGCTTTGTTGCATTGGCAATGGCTGCTGTAAGCTGGAAACTTGAAACTTATCAGAGCTATTGGATATGGCATAG TTTATGGCATGTAAGCATATATACGTcctctttcttctttctttgctCGAAGGTTACACGAAGAGCAGGTGACATCGAGAGTCGTACACCCGAAAATGGAAACTACCAATTGACTCGACAAAACTCAACTTCTCATGAAGCTCATTAG
- the LOC130811341 gene encoding uncharacterized protein LOC130811341 isoform X2, with protein MEKYVVFFSIYVLYYFLGTKIYSFAEPLSYNSFTISSFNYPQTKLKPYEWRYIRVDLPPWFSSISIGLESDVDLTSGALEKISKSTLPLLCFRDGSPPLPDSSNKALNHLVLRSLSNGSVESIVGVQNAELCYPLEKRISFKLTNEQITPGVWYAGLFNGVGAMRTQSKMISRGSSYSFAANVSVEGCIASNLWGQFCNKSIETLACSPINASYTSTNVSPPDFYNGSKYLVTCRNSIEDFCLGDNETKFYSLEIIGVVEQLIISATNIGQSKTDNKAGKVILMCYARYGAIAQTTMHDFSGDISKGSLVVPLPKIGRWYITITHINTSKGFDSVQKNVAKVCFSLVWQVVECPFGKSGFNCTSELYSLQTVLRKNSLVPFESYYVPLDGKVSTDSNSFPLELQSNSTVGRVFGITWTYFVLDIPRGAAGDIWDFYYINHMNSSTTFFLLYNSSKEMVDFYVLYAREGTWSFGLKNLDSIDSASIEPTTASISLERCPKRCSAPHGSCQNFVDESGLTIYSYCSCDRTHGGIDCSIELVSRQGHMWQSISLIASNAAAVLPAFMALRNKAFAEWVIFTSSGISSGLYHACDVGTWCALTFRVLQFMDFWLSFMAVVSTFVYLAAIDEASRRTIHAVVSILTALMAISGATRSVNIILVIAIGGTGLFIGWVIELSTNYRSLSFPSGCFNELFRSQNIRSSLRNFAKMLLKRFRWGFLLAGFVALAMAAVSWKLETYQSYWIWHSLWHVSIYTSSFFFLCSKVTRRAGDIESRTPENGNYQLTRQNSTSHEAH; from the exons ATGGAGAAATATGTTGTATTTTTCTCAATTTATGTCTTGTACTATTTTTTGGGTACTAAAATTTATTCATTTGCAGAGCCACTTTCCTATAATTCTTTTACAATTTCTAGCTTCAATTACCCACAAACCAAGCTCAAACCTTATGAATGGCGTTATATTAGAG TTGATTTGCCACCATGGTTTTCTTCAATATCTATAGGACTAGAGTCAGATGTGGACCTT ACGTCCGGAGCTTTGGAAAAGATTTCCAAAAGTACGTTGCCACTTCTTTGCTTTAGAGATGGAAGCCCCCCATTGCCTGATTCTTCAAACAAGGCTTTGAACCATCTAG TTTTAAGATCTCTTTCTAATGGATCAGTTGAATCCATTGTTGGTGTACAAAATGCGGAGTTGTGCTACCCTTTAGAGAAAAGGATATCTTTTAAATTGACAAATGAACAG ATAACTCCAGGTGTATGGTATGCTGGCCTTTTCAATGGGGTTGGAGCTATGCGAACGCAATCAAAAATG ATCAGTCGAGGAAGTTCATACTCCTTTGCTGCCAATGTGAGTGTCGAAGGATGTATAGCATCAAACTTATGGGGTCAATTCTGCAACAAAAGCATCGAAACACTTGCATGTTCTCCCATAAATGCAAGTTATACATCGACAAATGTGTCTCCCCCTGATTTCTATAATGGGAGCAAATATTTGGTTACTTGTAGAAATTCCATAGAAGATTTTTGTCTTGGGGATAATGAAACCAAATTCTACTCTTTGGAAATAATTGGAGTGGTCGAACAATTGATCATTTCAGCTACAAACATCGGTCAAAGTAAAACCGATAATAAAGCAGGGAAAGTTATTTTGATGTGCTACGCTCGCTACGGTGCAATTGCTCAAACAACCATGCACGATTTCTCCGGTGACATAAGTAAAGGGTCTCTAGTTGTCCCATTACCAAAGATAGGACGCTGGTATATCACTATTACTCATATTAACACATCCAAAGGATTTGACTCCGTTCAAAAAAATGTTGCAAAAGTTTGCTTTTCCCTAGTATGGCAGGTCGTTGAATGCCCTTTTGGAAAATCTGGATTCAACTGCACTTCAGAATTATACTCGCTTCAG ACGGTTTTAAGGAAAAATTCCTTGGTTCCGTTTGAGTCTTATTATGTGCCATTAGATGGGAAGGTGTCTACCGACTCAAACAGCTTTCCTTTGGAACTCCAAAGTAACTCAACGGTGGGACGGGTTTTTGGTATCACTTGGACTTACTTTGTTCTTGACATTCCTCGTGGAGCCGCTGGGG ATATATGGGATTTTTACTATATAAACCATATGAACAGCAGCACTACGTTTTTCCTTCTATATAATTCCAGCAAAGAGATGGTCGATTTCTACGTCTTATACGCTCGGGAAGGAACCTGGAGTTTCGGTTTGAAGAATCTTGATTCTATTGATAGTGCATCTATAGAGCCAACTACAGCTTCCATTTCACTTGAAAGGTGTCCCAAGAGATGTTCTGCTCCTCATGGATCGTGTCAAAATTTTGTGGATGAAAGCGGCTTGACAATATACAG CTATTGTTCTTGCGACCGGACACATGGGGGAATTGACTGCAGCATTGAACTTGTATCTCGTCAAG GGCACATGTGGCAATCAATTTCGCTTATTGCATCTAATGCTGCTGCGGTTCTTCCGGCATTCATGGCCCTCCGAAATAAG GCATTTGCTGAGTGGGTTATTTTTACATCCAGCGGAATATCAAGTGGACTTTACCACGCTTGTGATGTGGGCACCTGGTGTGCATTAACATTTCGTGTATTGCAG TTCATGGACTTTTGGCTGTCTTTTATGGCGGTGGTAAGTACGTTTGTGTATTTGGCTGCTATCGATGAAGCATCGAGGAGAACAATCCATGCTGTTGTGTCAATTCTAACAGCTTTAATGGCCATAAGTGGGGCAACCAG GTCCGTAAACATAATTCTGGTAATTGCCATCGGAGGCACGGGTTTGTTCATTGGCTGGGTCATTGAGTTGTCCACTAACTACAGATCATTGTCATTCCCTTCAGGATGCTTCAATGAACTTTTCAG ATCGCAAAACATAAGAAGTTCACTTCGTAATTTTGCCAAGATGCTGTTAAAGCGTTTTCGTTGGGGTTTTTTATTGGCTGGCTTTGTTGCATTGGCAATGGCTGCTGTAAGCTGGAAACTTGAAACTTATCAGAGCTATTGGATATGGCATAG TTTATGGCATGTAAGCATATATACGTcctctttcttctttctttgctCGAAGGTTACACGAAGAGCAGGTGACATCGAGAGTCGTACACCCGAAAATGGAAACTACCAATTGACTCGACAAAACTCAACTTCTCATGAAGCTCATTAG
- the LOC130811343 gene encoding uncharacterized protein LOC130811343 produces the protein MRIRKNRKILAEEGCSSTPISFTVCQLNRAPWDDDSCFSQFLQEQWDDCLPVNGSLVDCIHASESGDLRELSLEFIEKTGLTTKLVDYQVEPKTTSFCKKRRSTVAEPKKLTPAAPPPPSILAEPRKRGRPKKPKPTLPAPATGSEANNDNNNPYSYYYYSGFGPSWGKRRGGNIKHCKNENSYINKNGGNCNWGMDNGVTNTTLGSDSFMSQSEDDNGGQDEDNKKYAKKTCDIVIVDEVLDYIDDDDEDEDGSGQKRPRKPIKARSLKSLM, from the exons ATGAGGATtagaaaaaacagaaaaattttAGCTGAAGAAGGATGTTCATCAACACCAATTTCATTTACAGTTTGTCAGCTTAATCGCGCTCCTTGGGACGATGATTCCTGTTTTTCCCAG TTTCTTCAAGAACAATGGGATGATTGTCTACCTGTTAATGGAAGTTTAGTTGATTGTATTCATGCTTCAGAGAG TGGAGATTTAAGGGAATTATCGCTGGAGTTCATCGAAAAAACTGGGTTAACAACAAAACTTGTTGACTATCAAGTTGAACCAAAAACGACATCGTTTTGCAAGAAACGACGGAGTACCGTGGCTGAGCCGAAGAAACTAACTCCAGCCGCGCCGCCACCACCGTCTATCCTCGCCGAGCCGAGGAAGCGCGGCCGCCCTAAGAAACCAAAACCAACATTACCAGCTCCAGCCACGGGTAGTGAagctaataatgataataataacccGTATTCGTATTACTATTATTCCGGGTTCGGTCCAAGTTGGGGCAAGAGAAGAGGAGGAAATATTAAGCATTGTAAAAATGAAAAttcttacataaataaaaatggagGAAATTGTAATTGGGGTATGGATAATGGTGTTACTAATACGACTCTAGGGTCCGACTCTTTTATGAGTCAGTCCGAGGATGATAATGGTGGACAAGATGAAGACAACAAAAAATATGCTAAGAAAACTTGTGACATTGTAATAGTGGATGAAGTTTTAGattatattgatgatgatgacgaagatgaAGATGGATCGGGTCAAAAACGACCTCGAAAACCTATTAAGGCTAGGTCGCTTAAGTCCTTAATGTAA